Proteins encoded in a region of the Anoxybacillus amylolyticus genome:
- the pdhA gene encoding pyruvate dehydrogenase (acetyl-transferring) E1 component subunit alpha encodes MEQFPIIKIVDEEGNVALSEYREKLTKELVMMMYYHLIRTRTFDRKCVSLQRQGRIGTYAPYEGQEASQVGSALALANDDWLFPTYRDHGATMTFGHSLVRILLYWKGRNEGCVPPEGKKIFPPSVPIATQLPHAAGAAYAEKRKGTKNAVIVYFGDGATSEGDFHEGLNIASVFHVPVVFFNQNNQYAISVPIARQMKSKTIAQKALAYDIPGVRVDGNDIFAVYFETKKALDRARNGEGPTLIEAVTWRYGAHTTADDPTKYRDQEESKRRRECDPILRVERFLQKAGWWDEQQISAMQEKVHSEIEQAVAEMEQFPEANPTDMFDFVFAAPTWTIEQQKQMYTTWREQA; translated from the coding sequence ATGGAACAATTTCCAATCATAAAAATCGTTGATGAGGAAGGCAATGTTGCATTGTCAGAGTACCGCGAAAAATTGACGAAAGAGCTTGTGATGATGATGTATTACCATCTCATCCGAACAAGAACGTTTGACCGAAAATGCGTCAGCCTCCAGCGCCAAGGGAGAATCGGAACATACGCCCCATACGAAGGGCAAGAAGCGAGCCAAGTTGGCAGCGCGCTTGCGCTAGCGAACGATGATTGGCTGTTTCCGACATATCGCGACCATGGGGCGACGATGACGTTCGGTCATTCGCTCGTACGCATTTTATTGTATTGGAAAGGAAGAAACGAAGGGTGTGTCCCGCCAGAAGGGAAGAAAATTTTTCCTCCAAGTGTACCGATTGCCACCCAGCTTCCGCATGCAGCGGGCGCAGCGTACGCGGAAAAACGAAAAGGAACGAAAAACGCTGTCATTGTTTATTTTGGCGACGGGGCGACATCGGAAGGGGATTTCCATGAAGGGCTAAACATCGCGAGCGTTTTTCATGTGCCGGTAGTGTTCTTTAACCAAAACAACCAATACGCCATTTCTGTGCCGATTGCGCGGCAGATGAAATCGAAAACGATTGCACAAAAAGCGCTGGCGTACGACATTCCAGGGGTTCGTGTCGACGGCAACGATATTTTCGCTGTCTATTTCGAAACAAAAAAGGCGCTTGATCGCGCGCGAAACGGTGAAGGGCCAACGTTAATTGAGGCAGTGACGTGGCGGTACGGGGCGCACACGACCGCAGATGACCCGACAAAATACCGCGACCAAGAAGAAAGCAAACGAAGACGCGAGTGCGATCCGATTTTGCGCGTCGAACGGTTTTTGCAAAAAGCCGGTTGGTGGGACGAACAGCAAATAAGTGCGATGCAAGAAAAAGTTCATAGTGAAATCGAGCAGGCAGTGGCAGAAATGGAGCAGTTTCCAGAGGCGAATCCGACGGATATGTTTGACTTTGTATTCGCTGCGCCGACATGGACGATTGAGCAACAAAAACAAATGTATACCACATGGAGGGAGCAAGCATGA
- a CDS encoding alpha-ketoacid dehydrogenase subunit beta, with amino-acid sequence MTTTVKTNTLTLVRAVTDALRTMLREREDVLVLGEDVGKNGGVFRATDGLQAEFGEDRVIDTPLSEAGFTGAAIGMAVNGLRPVVEIQFLGFIYPAYEQIMTHAARIRSRTLGRFTVPMVIRAPYGAGVRAPEIHSDSTEALFTHMPGMKVVCPSTPYDAKGLLIAAIEDPDPVLFLEPMRCYRSFREEVPEGKYTIEIGKGKRIREGEDVTVIAWGAMVPIAMKAAEEAAKKGIAADVIDLRTLYPLDRELIVESVQKTGRTVIVQEAHATGGVANDLIALINDECFLYQKAPVERVTGFDVPVPFFSLEDYYLPTPERVLHAMEKAVTF; translated from the coding sequence ATGACAACGACGGTTAAAACGAATACGTTAACGCTCGTGCGAGCGGTTACAGATGCGCTTCGAACGATGCTAAGGGAGCGGGAAGATGTATTAGTGCTTGGAGAGGACGTCGGCAAAAACGGTGGGGTATTTCGTGCGACGGACGGGTTACAGGCGGAATTTGGTGAGGATCGCGTCATCGACACCCCGCTAAGCGAAGCGGGATTTACAGGTGCAGCAATCGGCATGGCAGTAAATGGGCTTCGTCCAGTCGTTGAAATTCAGTTTTTAGGGTTTATTTATCCAGCGTATGAACAAATTATGACCCATGCGGCAAGGATTCGTTCGCGAACGCTCGGACGCTTTACTGTCCCAATGGTCATTCGCGCCCCGTACGGCGCAGGAGTGCGCGCCCCAGAAATCCATTCCGATAGCACAGAAGCATTGTTTACCCATATGCCAGGCATGAAAGTCGTATGTCCGTCGACCCCATATGATGCAAAAGGGCTATTAATTGCGGCGATTGAAGATCCTGATCCGGTGCTGTTTCTAGAGCCGATGAGATGTTATCGCTCCTTTCGTGAAGAAGTGCCGGAAGGAAAATATACAATCGAAATCGGCAAAGGGAAAAGGATTCGAGAAGGAGAAGATGTGACGGTCATTGCTTGGGGAGCGATGGTGCCAATAGCGATGAAAGCAGCGGAAGAAGCGGCGAAAAAAGGGATTGCTGCCGATGTCATTGACTTGCGCACATTATATCCACTCGACCGCGAGCTGATTGTAGAGTCGGTACAAAAAACAGGGCGCACGGTGATTGTGCAAGAAGCACATGCCACTGGAGGGGTTGCCAATGATCTGATTGCGCTCATTAATGACGAATGCTTTTTATACCAGAAAGCGCCTGTTGAACGGGTGACAGGGTTTGACGTTCCGGTTCCGTTTTTTTCGTTAGAAGATTATTATTTGCCGACACCGGAACGCGTCTTACATGCGATGGAAAAAGCGGTGACGTTTTAA
- a CDS encoding Leu/Phe/Val dehydrogenase: protein MSAVLSEWKTDLFTQMKEHEQVVFCNDEKTGLQAIIAIHNTTLGPALGGCRMQPYPTMEAALVDVLRLSKGMTYKCIAADVDFGGGKAVIIGDPRHKTPELFRAFGQFVESLNGRFYTGTDMGTTPDDFVHAMKETNCIVGVPEAYGGSGDSSVPTALGVIYGLQATSHVLWGSDELSGKTYAIQGLGKVGYKVAEQLLDQGADLYVCDINVSAVEAIVAHAKKVGGSVKVVKGADIYRVEADVFVPCAFGNVVNDDTMEQLKVKAIVGSANNQLLDGSYGKQLRDKGILYAPDYIVNAGGLIQVADELYGPNKARVLNKTKAIYTTLLEIYRQAENEQITTVEAANRFCEQRLEMRSRRNHFFTHKKRPKWDVRW from the coding sequence ATGAGCGCGGTGCTTAGTGAATGGAAAACCGATCTTTTTACGCAAATGAAAGAGCATGAACAAGTTGTTTTTTGCAATGATGAGAAAACAGGGCTGCAAGCCATTATCGCGATTCATAACACGACGCTCGGTCCCGCATTGGGTGGGTGTCGAATGCAGCCATACCCGACCATGGAAGCGGCGCTTGTGGATGTGCTTCGCCTTTCAAAAGGAATGACGTATAAATGCATTGCGGCAGATGTCGATTTCGGTGGCGGTAAAGCGGTCATTATCGGCGACCCTAGGCATAAAACCCCAGAACTGTTTCGTGCATTCGGACAGTTTGTGGAATCGCTAAACGGACGTTTTTATACAGGAACGGATATGGGGACAACGCCGGACGATTTCGTTCATGCGATGAAAGAAACGAACTGCATTGTTGGTGTGCCGGAAGCGTATGGTGGAAGCGGGGATTCATCGGTTCCGACGGCATTAGGGGTGATTTACGGTCTTCAAGCAACAAGCCACGTGCTATGGGGAAGCGACGAACTTTCGGGCAAAACGTATGCGATTCAGGGACTTGGCAAAGTCGGATATAAAGTAGCAGAGCAACTGCTCGATCAAGGAGCTGACCTTTATGTATGTGATATTAACGTATCAGCGGTCGAGGCAATCGTTGCCCATGCGAAAAAAGTAGGTGGCAGCGTCAAAGTTGTGAAGGGAGCAGACATTTATCGAGTCGAGGCCGACGTGTTTGTGCCGTGCGCGTTCGGGAATGTTGTCAATGACGATACAATGGAACAGTTGAAAGTAAAAGCGATTGTCGGGTCAGCGAACAATCAGCTGTTGGATGGAAGTTACGGAAAGCAGTTACGGGACAAAGGGATTTTATATGCGCCGGATTATATCGTGAATGCAGGCGGACTGATTCAAGTCGCGGATGAGTTATATGGCCCGAACAAAGCGCGCGTATTAAATAAAACAAAAGCGATTTATACGACGCTTTTAGAAATTTACCGCCAAGCAGAAAACGAACAAATCACGACAGTCGAGGCAGCAAACCGTTTTTGTGAACAGCGTCTTGAAATGCGAAGCCGACGCAATCATTTTTTCACCCATAAAAAACGACCGAAATGGGATGTTCGGTGGTAA
- a CDS encoding thioesterase family protein — MKRGMKVGDKAVVQAIVTPEMFAQFEGVVVHPAYSTVSMVYHMEWASRKIILPYLEDHEEGMGAAVTVKHVAPTPEGSLVTVTATVKELRDNVVITDVEVKNETGVIGIGEVKQVILPKEKIRQMLDRGTNDERGA; from the coding sequence ATGAAACGGGGGATGAAAGTGGGAGATAAGGCGGTGGTGCAGGCAATCGTCACCCCAGAAATGTTTGCCCAATTCGAAGGGGTTGTTGTCCATCCAGCGTACTCGACGGTATCAATGGTCTATCATATGGAATGGGCGTCGCGCAAAATCATTTTGCCATACTTAGAGGATCATGAAGAAGGGATGGGAGCGGCAGTGACAGTGAAACATGTAGCGCCAACTCCTGAAGGCTCGCTCGTTACGGTGACTGCCACCGTAAAAGAACTGCGCGACAACGTAGTGATTACGGATGTAGAAGTAAAAAATGAAACAGGCGTCATCGGTATTGGCGAAGTGAAGCAAGTCATTTTGCCAAAAGAAAAAATTCGCCAAATGCTAGATAGGGGGACGAACGATGAGCGCGGTGCTTAG
- a CDS encoding dihydrolipoamide acetyltransferase family protein translates to MVEVKLHDIGEGMTEAVVVHYLVKKGEHVKADQPLVEVQTDKMVAEIPAPAAGTVDDIFIPEGQTVVVGTTLLSLRTENQQRVKEQLAAIVEREGERHFIQEPARRQRILASPYTRKIAREHGVDLALVNGTGPAGRITDDDVYCYLKAQQWQPVAEKPVQPQRTVTKTNENHEGIIPFRGRRKQIAKKMVQSLMTIAHCTHFEEIDVTELLAVREALKKQDVAISATAFFIKALSLALKQFPIFNARLDEENECIHLQTEHHFGIAVDTEEGLVVPVIKHVETKSLRQIHEEMKALTKKALENTLTISDMTGGTFTISNVGPLGGSIGATPIINYPEVALVAFHKTKKRPVVTENDEIAIRAMMNISMSFDHRVADGATAVAFTNYFAKLIENPNLMWMELI, encoded by the coding sequence ATGGTAGAAGTGAAACTTCACGACATCGGAGAAGGGATGACGGAAGCGGTTGTCGTCCATTATCTTGTGAAAAAAGGAGAACATGTAAAAGCCGATCAGCCGCTTGTCGAAGTGCAGACGGATAAAATGGTGGCGGAAATTCCTGCACCAGCAGCAGGAACGGTAGACGATATTTTCATTCCAGAAGGGCAAACAGTCGTAGTCGGAACGACGTTATTATCGTTGCGCACGGAAAACCAACAACGAGTGAAAGAACAACTAGCAGCAATCGTCGAGAGAGAAGGAGAACGCCATTTTATTCAAGAACCGGCGAGACGTCAACGAATTCTTGCCTCTCCCTACACAAGAAAAATCGCTCGAGAGCATGGGGTGGATTTAGCACTCGTCAACGGAACAGGCCCGGCAGGACGCATTACGGATGACGATGTATATTGCTACCTTAAAGCCCAACAATGGCAACCGGTGGCAGAAAAGCCTGTACAGCCGCAACGAACGGTGACAAAAACGAACGAAAATCATGAGGGAATCATCCCATTCCGCGGGCGCCGCAAGCAAATTGCGAAAAAAATGGTGCAATCGCTCATGACGATTGCGCACTGTACGCATTTTGAAGAAATCGATGTGACGGAATTACTAGCAGTGCGAGAAGCATTAAAGAAACAAGACGTTGCGATTTCAGCTACAGCATTTTTCATTAAAGCACTTTCACTTGCGCTAAAACAATTTCCGATTTTTAATGCGAGGCTCGATGAAGAAAATGAGTGCATTCATCTGCAAACAGAGCATCATTTCGGCATCGCCGTCGATACGGAAGAAGGGTTAGTTGTTCCTGTTATTAAGCATGTCGAAACGAAATCACTTCGGCAAATTCATGAAGAAATGAAAGCGCTAACGAAAAAGGCGTTAGAAAATACCCTTACGATTTCTGATATGACGGGCGGAACGTTCACCATTAGCAACGTTGGACCGCTCGGGGGGAGCATTGGGGCGACGCCGATCATTAACTATCCGGAAGTAGCGCTAGTTGCGTTTCATAAAACGAAAAAGCGCCCAGTCGTCACGGAAAATGATGAAATCGCGATTCGGGCGATGATGAACATCTCGATGTCGTTTGACCATCGTGTCGCGGACGGAGCAACGGCTGTTGCATTCACGAACTATTTCGCTAAATTGATTGAAAATCCAAACTTGATGTGGATGGAGTTGATATAA